One Xiphophorus maculatus strain JP 163 A chromosome 23, X_maculatus-5.0-male, whole genome shotgun sequence genomic window, CAGTAGAAAAGCTGAATTTGCATGCTGTGAATATTAAATTGCATGCCTGTTGTTTTGCTGTAATGTTCACATCCCACTGGGTAGAAACAAGTAGAAAATTTATGATACATAAAGGAAATGAGAATGCTGTTGGATCATCCTTACTTATCTCAACCTTCACAAAACAGATTgttctttaaatctttaaagaaagttttcaaagaGAAACTTTTAACACTTTCGGTTAGAAAAAGTACAACTCATCcgtttaaagatttttatgtttctccTATTAGTGTggtataaatataaatcaaattaaaacatacatatatattgTAGTGTGGCAGACGAGGCTCTCCACAGCTTCTTGCTAAGTGCTTTGCTTTTCACTCAAAGACTCTTTGTTAAGCACCAGATTCCAGTGACCTTGCTGGACACCAGGGAGACAGAGTGAGCGAGAAACAAAGACAAGCAGAAGGAGGTGGGCTGAAAGGGAGACAGAGGGAACAGAGTTCAGATTCTACACAAGGGAAATATGAGTTTAATGTTAAGCCTGATGTTAACATGTACAGCATATTGAGTAATGTGTGCATTTAGGAAGACCCAATGCGACTCTGAGTGGAAAACATGATATGGGCAAGCAAGAAAGTTTGATTTcataaatttagcaaaaacttAAATTATGTCAAATTTCTGAAACTGTATATTTAcaataaggaaagaaaaaaactgaagagaGACACGGCTGAACAAAAGGTTTGTGGTTGAAGTTGACAGTTTTGATCTTTCCCTGGTAAATTATCATTCCTGTGTCTCACTCTTCTCATTTGGCTACTTCACAAGTTTCAACCTATTCAGTAACGGACTTTGTGAAGCCCTGCTTTTGTCAAATCAAGTCAGTTGTAGTGGATGgactcaattaaaaatgttaatcaagTTAATTGGAGGGTCTTATTCGCAACTAATTGCATTTTGATCAAAAACCATAAATTGATATAATAAGCAACATTCTCAATTCAAAACCCTTTTTACTGATAAACTATTGAATAAACAAACGTGAGCTTAACAACAgagacatttattgtttttatcctGATATCcaggttattcaaccatcacATTGGTGCAAAAATTTATCAAACCTATTTAGCTGTCAGGTATTTTAGAAAGCCCTAATCATTCTTGTAGCATCtacaaaaaatagttctttagAAATTTGGATTGTGGTTGCTGATATTAGAGTTGGGTACATGCACTTCTTGCTCTTTGTTTGTTGCTGATATTTTCACTAAGATcttattttaggcttgaatagctttgcTCATGTaagctaactccttttagcacaactttaACACAACTATTCTTTTCCAGCATTtcatcagattgtttttgaagCATATATTGAGCCAAGAGCATATATTGTTGTCAGTTGTGTGTCAGATTTATGGGTGTACTAAAAACAGGCCAACACAAAGGTTACGTTCTGAATGTttatatattagaaaaaaaaacacaataatttgctttgaaattcttaatgttttaaaatttatgtaATAACATAATTGAAACTAATATGTTAATGTCCTTGCACTActaattttgtgtaaattttcaaattgaaaagtagaaaaatgaaatataatacCTTCATAGTTCTCTTGCTACTGCTAACTAGAAAAGCACTTGTACACATGTAGGAGAGAAACAGTATATCTCATCATGCCCTGTCTAAACAAACATTACTGCCCTAATGTGGGAAATGTCTTCAGTTTAATGTCACATCGGATTTTATTCAGGATAAAGACTGTGACTAATGCAGCTGCTACTCAGAACACTGTAAGAATGAACTACACACACCATCTTCACTGCatcacatactgtatgtacaaGTTACTTTTGTACTTATGCTGaacaacagacacacacacacacctacacacacacatctccacTGCTTTTTTATTCAATGAGTCACAACAACCCGATTCATTTCTATTGATCTAAACCATCCCAGTTGCCTCTGAGTCAGTCCCTTTGTTATTCCTCTCAGCAAGTCATCTTACATCATTCATAAAGCTGCTTATTCCACTGAGGCATTTCCATGAAAGAGGTTCTCTGTGCAGTACAATCCCACTTTATGAATTCTGACTTCTTTAGAACCATCTTTTCTGAAGTCTGATCACCCCTGGAGCTACAGCCATGCTCACAGGAACCGCCGAACAGACTTACAGTAGCAGGGGTAGTGAGGTGCTTTCAGCTGGGATGGAAATGAGTTATGGAAACAGCCTAATATTATGGGCTAGCTCCCTTCATGTTCCTGGAGCCAATTAAGTCTTGTGAGCTATTCAGGTTTGTTTGAAGCATACAGGAGACTTCCTTTAATGACCCGCttcatgtatttttgttttttcattaaatttagaTTTGTTTATATCCTGAGGACCTGAGATTAAACGTTTGTAAACAAACTACAATCATcactttttgttgttatttatattgaatttatataataatatataataatattactTAGTTCTACAGGTGCtttaatgtaaaagtaaaagtggGAAAGGCTGACCCCTACAGCTGCTGACATGCCATCATCCCATTCTGCAGAACCCGCTGCTTTTAAGATTTGAATGCCCGGCTGTGAGACAGTAATATCATCTTACTTGCGTCTGCCAATTGTTTACAGGATTGGAGTTCTGTGTGCGTATGCAGCCAACCAGAACCTGAGCTCTCAGGTGAAGAACATACGCCGTCTGGTTAACAGCAACATGAGGGACCTGCATACCTTTGCTAATGACACACCAATGgtgagacaaaataaaaacattaacagcTGCCTCTAATTCTAAGATCATTTGaaagttaattcattttagtAATTCAATCTAAAAACTGGAATCCTCAGTTGATAATGGTTTTGTAGCAAAGTGCTTTCACGAGTGTGGGGAGATTCACATGCTACATGACCATGTCACATCTGTATTTAATTATTCTTGACATAAGGCTAGATTAAAATGAGATACCCAGAACTACAATGATTTCAGTCTGAAGGTTGGTGTTGACTTGAATTTCccaattatttttgatgatattctacTGTTGAGATGTATAATCTTTCAACTGATCTGATCCAAACAATCaagtttttattacttattaatattattaacaaACAAGTGTGAGGAATAAGATGtcaaaatatgatgaaaatatattaacattgtatttctgtaaactaccaatatttaattttatgggTTTAAATGTGACTTAAATGACAATGACAATGTTTTAAGCACTGAGTGGTCAGCCTTTGTGTTATTGTTTCATTCTGTAGtaaaagaaaagggggaaaatgCCTCTTTTCAATTGCAAGGACTACAATTTCTTATCTGAGTTTTGAGGATTTTTGGTGTTTTGAGAACATTTCATGTTCATTCTGTTATTTAATATTCTTACCTATAGGGTCTTCTAAAACTCagctcatttttttttattcagaaactAATGAACTAGTTTCTGTATGCTTCCTTGTAAGcctgttttgctttgtgtttcctgtttgcagcaAATTGATTACCTAATATCCCAATACGCCACCGTCAAGAACAAAGTCAACTATGACCTAGATAGTAAGTAGATCTTCTTCTTGCCTCTGATAGTGAATTAAGTAGGCATAAATGATTCACTCAGCTTTTCTTCTTGGtaacacattttgtttactTCCCTTTATCCATGACATGTTTTTACAACTGATTAGCGACATATCTGGGTCTAAAAGCTCCAGCTGTGACTGTAATGGAGGCTTCCTTTGATATTCAAGTTTTCTTCTGCAGGCAGTTCTTTCCTGCCTGCAGACCATTTTTGGTTAgaaattggggaaaaaaaatccaaaacaaaacaaaaacctaactTTGCAGCCAGCCACAATaatgttacatttgttttatatttatatagaaaTTACATTTGCCTTATagaagtgtttctgttttcttacaGACATAGGTCCATTACTCGGGGGAAGGATACATGTACGGTTAGATAAAGAGGTCCATCCTGCTTTAAACCAAGTGCTTAATATGGCTGGAGGTAAAtaacacacttttttcttccttttatttaCTAACTTTCATTTAATGGCCTGCTACTATCAGCATATTGCATAACTTCATTGCTGTTTTATGAATTAAACTTATGGAGTAGACGTTTTTTAAGACAAACACTTTTACAATATTCTTGTAAGCAAGTCTTTGACTTTTAATCattattacttctttttatggtttatattgtttatgtttttcataaagTGAAAATCCAGAGAGCCATCAAAGGTAACTCAGCGACTCCATGACTAACTGATGATCCAGTCGTTTTATCCCTAATGTTGTGACTTTTGAAGCTGTTGTTGCTCCTACTATCTGATCCTCCTGGGTTTTTCTCCTGAAAATTGAAACCTCCCCGATCATCAAGTCACATCTTCATAGAGAACAATTATGACATTAAAATTGCACGATGCAACATCTaacaaatgtctttaaaaaattttttaaaaaaggggaCTAGGAAGAAGATTATGATGAGAAATATTTCGAgggttgaatttgttttttcctaTTTGGTATTGTTTACTTCCATTCTCACTTTCtattaaagtgaaaattaactttttttcttcatttatgtGGATGACAATGTTGCTGAGTGCAGTTTTAAGTCAATGGATCTCACTAAAAGTCCAAACCAACATCAACCTGCATCTGAATATCTCAACTGTGTTCCCTCATGGTgacatgtttgttgtttgtcataatttcattttaactaACCTGCAACAACTAAAAGAATATGACTAGTCACCTAAAATATGCTGtgctttttaaaagtacaaacatttccacatttagtCATGTCAGAATCCCAACTTCACTTTATGAATCATCCATGAATTATTTTCGTTTTCTTCTCCATTTTGTACTGTTTTGCATTGGCCTGTCAcataaattcccaataaaatgcattcacTTTGTGGTTGTGAGATGATGACatgtaaaaaattacaaatacttTTCAAGGCACACCTGAAGAAGACCAAAAAGCCGTTTATGAGTTCCTGAAGAACtcaatataataattataattaaccATCTCtctttttacaaagtatttatgTTACAGTGTCAGTGTTGCCATTTCTCCTATTGCATTTTTTGTCACTGTTCCAGCATTTGCCAGTGTCTTCTTATTCCTTATCCTGTTTAATGTTGAACGTTTGCTGCAGGATATCATGGGACTTTTAGCGAACACTGACTGCTGCTTTGCAAAACTCTCGATTACAAAACAATGAGCTCCTCATTAACTacatcattaataataaaaaacaatgatttaCATCATTGCTGttccaggaaaaacaaaaactagtttTCACCTTGGTGAGAAGGAAGTTTACATGTTGTATTGAAGTCAGGCCTGGTGATTTCTAAGTGTTAATGTTGTCCCCTTGTGAGTCTGAATGTGTGAAACAGAAGCACACATtatatattctgttttttgttttttttgtatgtatgCTGATGTTAAAACtaatttcagtgtgtttttgcaTATCATAAACCATTTTACCAGGATAGAATTATGAGATTTTCATAAATCATTTCCCTCTTTATGAGTCATTTTGTGGTAAGCCTTTTAAAAtcctaatttaatttcaaatattattCCATCCATAAACTATTAAAGGGCTATAAAGAACACTTCTATACTTATGTTTCAAGGgaacataaacattttagcTCTGATGCCTGGTTTTTCCATATCGACAACCAAATCCTCTTCTTCACCTCATTTTTGTTCTGGTTCCTTTCAGCCATGAGGGAAACCAAGGAGGCCCTGGAGAACGTCAGTGTATCTCTGGTGGTCTTACAGGAAGGAGCCGGAAAACTTCATTTCAACTTGAGCCAAGTCTGCGACAGCATCAACCGCACCCTCGATGACCCCGGGTGTCATGACGAGGAATCGGACGCCACCACGGCTCAACTTTGTCGCAGCATCCGCCAGTCCCTGTCCCAGCTGCAGATCAGTGCAAATTTCACCCGGGTACGAAACAAACTATTACACAATCTGAGAATATAATATGATGTGAACAATAATCTGAATGGCTTTACTTTACTTTCAAATATAGTACTATAGAGATACTTTGCAATTGAACTCAACACAAACAagctcttctttctttcctaaTGTCTGATGTTATGTACTGACATTTCAAATATGATTTCAAAATCTAATGACTGTGGCTGCAGTCTAACTGCATgcaattttataaaagttattaaagTCTCTTTCACATTGGCCTTAGATTGTAGGATGAATTACAATTTAGTTGGAGAGGaagcaacattttcttcaaaatgttgcttcaacattttgtcaactCATCAATTTCAGCTCTCTGCAGGAAATTGTGAGAGAAATCGATGAGAAAAAGGAGAACTTAGATTCTTGATGCCAAACAGTGTAATCTTCCTTTTGCATCAGTGTTCATGTTTATTGATGGTTTTTTCACTGATTTTTAGCTTCCTAATGTGAACCCTCAGctggaaaagatgaaaaatgtagTGAAAACGGATCTCAGCTCTGTTGTCCACAGGGTGAGTGTGAATAAATTAAAGGATTTTCctccacatttttaaactggttttaacCAGTATCActagtttgtgtattttttaaaaacttttagttttttatggcattatgaattttaaaagcCTGATGTCGTCTCTTTTTCTCAGGGTTTTTCCTCTTTGAATGACACACCGCACATTGTGATTGAACAGACAAGAAGCGTTGTCAACAGTACGTGTCTAGTAAAAGCAAACAGACAACTTCTGCTGTGCACATTATGTTCTAATTGTGTAAATTAAtgtaatagttttttatttttatttgttttgtaagtGTGCATGATGAGACAGATGCAAAAAgtgaacatttcaaaatcatATCTTTACACCCATGTCTGCTGTTTCATTTAAGCTTCATCTAAAGATCAGATCAATTATGAAACACAAGATTAATTCAGAATTAGTAAGTTCTTTTGTTGCCTTAGTGATAGCATTCTTTCTAATGACTGATCTTTCATTTAGGTGTCCAGAATTTAGTGGACAGTGTCGGCAACAACATCAGCAGCTTCTCCAAAGCTTTCCCCTTGCAGACCTGCTTGTCCAACTTCACCATCTTCATCAGCCATGCACACGCCAAAATCGAAGACTACTATCCTGAAGTTGATAAAATGGATTTCTACAGGTAAAATGATATCCGGACAAGTGAATGATTTTCTTTGCATAAAgaacaggaaaatgttttacagtgcaggaAAGGTTAGGTCCTATTTCATGGGCCTCTAAAATAGAAATGTATcattattttgtacaaataaaatataattatcaCAAAAAAGCCCagtgtttttttcatttcaaaaaataGTGCGGATGGTCTGTAATGCAGTTTTGCAAGACgttcaaatgaaaaaaggtgtgatttttaaaagcaggcACCTTCATGTGACTCACTTAATTTTACAGGTGTGGCTGAAATTATTTCCCAGATACACCAACAACAACTGTTGGGAGTTGATTTTATTCCGAGACATTCATACTGATTATTGGAAACCTCTGATAAGCTCAAACTGTTCCTAACTCAAAAAATCTGTCCTGGGACTTGATGCTTCTACATGTTGTTTAGTTTCTgcttgatgttcacagatggaTCGGCTGTATCGCTCTGTGCTGCAtggtggttctggttttggCCTTTAACTATTTGGGCCTTCTGTGCGGCACCCTGGGATACGACAAGCATGCCTCACCGACGACACGAGGATGTATCTCCAATACAGGAGGAACACTGCTGATGGCGTAAGTCTAACATATCCTAGTGAAACTCAGGTTTTATACCTTAAACAGTCCCGTCTTTTGGTTTCCAAAcagctatttttttctaaagattttCTATTAGTTTGATCTTAGTTCAGTTGTACTATGCTAAGCAGGAGAGAAAACATTGGAGATTCTCCATaacaattgtaaaataaaaatattcactgtTAACATTGTGAACATAAATCAGAAATTCCCacctgaatttgtttttgtccacaGCGGTGTTGgatttagtttcattttctcCTGGATGCTTATGGGAGTGTTGACCACCATCTTTCTGGCAGgaggaaacatggagaaacTTCTTTGTGAGCCATTTCACACCAAAGAACTTTTCAAGGCAAGTGAAAAAAGCAgacaattatttcttaacacTTGCCTTTAACCTCTCTTTTTATCAGAAGGAATGTTTTggaacattctttttttttaatttatgggttttcagtatgaaaacaagaaaatgtaactatttatAAATGTGTAGAGAATGTACTTTCACCATAGATTGTACTGAGATTGGAGGCCAAGTCAATGCTTTAAATTTGTTGTGCTCCTCAAACAATTTCTGAGCCATTTTACTTTGTGGCAAAGTGCATATTTCTGGCAATAAAGGCCACAGATGTCAGGGAATATTGTTTCAACCCTGCAAGGTTTGCAGAAAAGCAACAGCATACACAAACTGGGCTTCAGTATGTGTTCAAACACCTTTCTTTCAGAACCAGCATGAACGTCTTGAGTAATTTGTGCTAAAGTAGGAAGTCAGTTGGGTCAAGCCACATTTGCCAATGTTTGTTCCCCACATGGAAATCCTtgagtttgttgctttttgctGCTTTCACCAATGACAGGTTATCATTAACCTGCCATTGGTTAATCACGTTTGTTTACTTTAGTGTTCACTGGTCGTAATGTTAGGCCTGAATGGGGTTGTAATGATGCGATGCAATAGTCCACTCCATGTTAGCTACAATTCCACCAACTATACATCTACAGACTTCTTATCGCTTTCATGTAAAGAATACATATTAACATAAATGTACGAGAGACCTTTGacatttcttctgtctttttttcaccAGGTCGTTGACACCCCATACTTGATCAACCCAGAGTGGAAGAATTTCATTCCAGGCTACATGTACAATGACTCTGATCTGGAGCTCACATCGGAAAGCTTGTACAGGCAAGGAAAACTCAGATATATTATGttatatattaacattttgcaaaGTTCTGTTGTGAtcccaaatttatttaaaatttattttcaaataaacatattcAGGTTTTTAGCAGGTGTTCAAATGCAAAATGCTTTCAGTTGAGGTAAACACATGTCTCTTATGCAGACCATTAGAAACCCTTTTTAAGCAATACATAAACAACATTGCATATGAAGTGGAACAGCAACGCAGAAAACAAGATCTTtaaattataaagaaatgtgGGGTGACTATGAACAGCAATGCATTCAGTGTTCTCTGTATCTAtcttctttatatttaaaatcttaGAAAGCATTGATGaatgcattttaaactttttttaaaacaatttctgttAGATGTTGGGTTATCGACTAATGAGGTTACTCATATTTTGCTAAAACTTTCTGCTGTGGCACATTCATTGCTTGTGGCATTGAGTCTCCAGTTGCATATTTCATCCACACGGAAGGGGGAATGCAAATGAAAGGAACTGCAGTTAACTTGCCGTTGCTAATTAGTGTCATTTTTTACACTTTAGTACTGCTTTTCTGCAGCTTACTTCTGTATGATTACATAAGCTTTCATCATCCTCCTGCTTGATGGGGATTCATAAGTACGCTGTGATGGCAGACCCAAAGtcattacatttacaaacagaCATGGATTTAACTTTAATAAGAAAACTCCTCTGACTGAGTCCAGTTGGTTGcttaaatgttagttttataaGACTGTAGCTTTTTGAGTAAATGATCCTGCTTCCAATTTTGAAACACATCAGCTCTGTAATTCCAATCAATTACACATGAtggcagcaaacattttttctcagactggtataaaactgatttttttctctctctcccctttGTTTTATTGCCTatatgtttgacattttcagtacTTGCAAACAGAACAAAGGCATCTACTCTGCGCTGCGTCTGGATAAAGTCTTCAACATCTCCTCGTTCCTGAACACCACAGTGGTTAGTAATCACAACATATATGGTACTCTATAGTATAGATTTATTCTGTTGGTGGAAATCATGTacagaaagtaaataaatctgataaaCACAGTTACAGAAGTtagaaaacttttattaaactgGAAAAGAGCTTCAAACATGTTGTAAACATAAACATGATAACATAGTTTTATGAATGAGCTTCTTTCAGTTCTCATACTGATGATCCCTTAAGTCAATTAGATTGCAAAAAAATGTGAAGTGTGGCATTCCCTCTACGTTCTGCATCCTTGAATCAGTACTTTGCTGAAGAAgccatttatttacattatacacataatatttaaatgtgtgaaaaaatgtggaCTGCCTGACAGTTTGTGGGATGTGATactctgcaggaaaaaaaacggactaaatattgttttgagtgGGATTATATGATCTTCTCTGGCTGCAGCTATTTATTTCTGCTGACAGCTAATTTTGaatgaacaaaattaaacaatgtgGAACAAGGTCATGCACAAACATTTCACTAATTTCCCATCAACATATCAGTCAGTCACCAGTGTTATATAGAGTAATATCAAATTATGAGCATCCTGAAGTAACAATACATTCTTGGAAGTAATGATGGTTCATATTACAAATAAGTCTTCATTAGAGCTCTCCTATCAAGTCAAAGTCAGAAAAGAGGATTGTATTCTTGATATTGTAATACATATTTGATTGGCTGTCTGGGAGAACCAGTGTAGTTATTATCCAATCAGACTTTTTGTCCACATCACCAAATCAAATCACGAACATAAAAATTCCTTTGGATATCAATAATATAGCCatatttgattaataataaaatgcaataatctGATATGAAACAATTTGAACTTTTAACCATTTTATGTTATCTATGATAGACGGTGTTTTTGATGTGGAGAGTAACATCTTAATAAAAAGTCAAGACAATACCAACTGCTCATCATCTTCCTTCTTTCTAAACCTGATTATACTGTCGCTCTTTGGAAGATAGTCTCTTCCCTTTTGATTGGACTCTAAAACAACATTCATTTTTAccccactgaagaaaacaaacacacagtaaAAACTTATATGActaacatttttagttttctggaaAATCCTAAACTTTTGACGTGCCCATACAGTTATCCTAGAAACTGGTTTACTGTcgcaatgtgtttttttgttctctttatAGTGgcacaaaaaaacatctttcttgGCTGGGAAAGCAGACATTTTTTGGTCAAGGCattctttttcaattttttttctgcaaagacATGTCTGAGAATGATGACTGTGGTTTTCAGAAGacctcaaaataaaagaagaccTAATAAAGTCTTTTGTAGTTTCTCCTATTAATCCAATTAGTCTTGGTGCAAACAGGGACAAATTCTTTTTTATAGCACAAATGGAAAGCAAGAGATTCTCAAGTAAATACCAAAGTATATATTTCTTATCTCTTAttatcttctttttaaaaagtttcaagtTAAACAAATGgcataaaaagaacaaattccCATGATGCAATGGTACTCCAGTCTTCTTTGCAAATATGTTCGAGCTCTGCCATGTTGCATGacaatcagtctttttcaaGCCCTGTCACAGATTCCCTGTTGGATTGAGGTGTGGACTTTCactaggccactccagaacATCCACCTTGTTGTCTTTGAACCATTTCTGTGTAGCTTTAGCTTGGTGCTTCAGGTCGTTGTgttgctggaaaataaatgttctctgaAGTCATCATTCTCTGGTAGATGGAAACTAACTGTCCTGTAGGATTTCCTAATATTTTGCTGTCATCATTTTACCTTCTACCTCTACAAGCCTACACCATGTAGCATGCTGCCACATTGGTACAGACATCTGCCCTGTTTAGACAGAAGATTTTGACCTGTAAATGTGAAAGTTGAGTTCAGGGTTTATATTCTCACCCAAACTTCTGATCCCCGGTTGTGTTTACAGTTCACTAAGGATGTGGTGCGTCAGCTGGAGAACTTTCGGATTGACCTGAGAACGATAATCCTGTTAGAAGCAGAGGGGAAGCAGAACCTCCTAGATTTCTCTGAAGCTGGCTTATCAGAGATCAACTACGCTGACTACCTTGATGAGGTGACATATACTGTGATTGTAGAAACACATGAACAGGAGAAAAGCATGCTTTCTTTGGTTGggtttgaatagtttttatttttgggttatAAATTATTGCAATTGTTAAATTATGTCTGtggaaaaaatagatttaaattatttaacaattGACTTATTAAGTTTATCAACACCTAAATCAGTTAACAAGCTTCAGGCAGAGTTCTGTGAAGGACTGCTAAAGCTAAATGATCCAATAAGGATCCAATCCAGGCCAAAGGTGTGAAGGTTTGTGCTAGAATGTGACATTTGCTCTTTTCATCAATCAGTCAGCTTCACTTTAAAGACCTGAGACTGAGGGCAAAAAATGAATTATCCTACAGACTGAATCTACAAGcaaatgtgtgaaatgtttagtttaactTTCATTCTCTCAGTCAGAAGCTTCTGATTTCTGAGTTGTACAAGGAAACAAGAGATTTGATCTGATTCAGTTGCATTAAGGTGACCTAAAAGCCTTATCTGAAGAAAAACACGATAAATTACAATCCCATGTTTTTTCTGTACATTGATTTGAAGAATAACTgcaattatttcaaaatgtgtgAGCAATTTAAATTGaaagtttttgtaaag contains:
- the LOC102232194 gene encoding prominin-1-A-like isoform X1, producing MWKSGTLLLLSVLWASGELQQETEPRRLPPPGKLDFGYVPAGVYETLAHYEPGPIGILFHLVHAFLHAVQPNAFPHDLIVKLAKDKFGAIQTEYQKPENIVLTLQAIYYEIGFLICAAVGLLFAILMPVVGLFFCMCRCCDNCGGEMHQRQRKNADCRRGLLGTLLFSTSLVITIGVLCAYAANQNLSSQVKNIRRLVNSNMRDLHTFANDTPMQIDYLISQYATVKNKVNYDLDNIGPLLGGRIHVRLDKEVHPALNQVLNMAGVKIQRAIKAMRETKEALENVSVSLVVLQEGAGKLHFNLSQVCDSINRTLDDPGCHDEESDATTAQLCRSIRQSLSQLQISANFTRLPNVNPQLEKMKNVVKTDLSSVVHRGFSSLNDTPHIVIEQTRSVVNSVQNLVDSVGNNISSFSKAFPLQTCLSNFTIFISHAHAKIEDYYPEVDKMDFYRWIGCIALCCMVVLVLAFNYLGLLCGTLGYDKHASPTTRGCISNTGGTLLMAGVGFSFIFSWMLMGVLTTIFLAGGNMEKLLCEPFHTKELFKVVDTPYLINPEWKNFIPGYMYNDSDLELTSESLYSTCKQNKGIYSALRLDKVFNISSFLNTTVFTKDVVRQLENFRIDLRTIILLEAEGKQNLLDFSEAGLSEINYADYLDEVNKGVTVVDVLSFAKELESQTDLMPRGPLQAALKGHVATLQRIHRQQITPMEQAMKYVRARSALNQSMRFLERTASDLPNKVTDVLEAIEAAQHLISQNATLLINQETRKYSATIIGYFNQYIEWVKTSLALEVAPCKPFSNILDTAQIMTCSFLVDSMNTFWMGLGCSTLFLLPSVILAVKLAKYYRRMDTEDVYDDVETIPMKNMEIGNNGYHSESSQGIPNPMMTSVPTYDTMNRFPRASAPPRHIDW
- the LOC102232194 gene encoding prominin-1-A-like isoform X7, producing the protein MWKSGTLLLLSVLWASGELQQETEPRRLPPPGKLDFGYVPAGVYETLAHYEPGPIGILFHLVHAFLHAVQPNAFPHDLIVKLAKDKFGAIQTEYQKPENIVLTLQAIYYEIGFLICAAVGLLFAILMPVVGLFFCMCRCCDNCGGEMHQRQRKNADCRRGLLGTLLFSTSLVITIGVLCAYAANQNLSSQVKNIRRLVNSNMRDLHTFANDTPMQIDYLISQYATVKNKVNYDLDNIGPLLGGRIHVRLDKEVHPALNQVLNMAGVKIQRAIKAMRETKEALENVSVSLVVLQEGAGKLHFNLSQVCDSINRTLDDPGCHDEESDATTAQLCRSIRQSLSQLQISANFTRLPNVNPQLEKMKNVVKTDLSSVVHRGFSSLNDTPHIVIEQTRSVVNSVQNLVDSVGNNISSFSKAFPLQTCLSNFTIFISHAHAKIEDYYPEVDKMDFYRWIGCIALCCMVVLVLAFNYLGLLCGTLGYDKHASPTTRGCISNTGGTLLMAGVGFSFIFSWMLMGVLTTIFLAGGNMEKLLCEPFHTKELFKVVDTPYLINPEWKNFIPGYMYNDSDLELTSESLYSTCKQNKGIYSALRLDKVFNISSFLNTTVFTKDVVRQLENFRIDLRTIILLEAEGKQNLLDFSEAGLSEINYADYLDEVNKGVTVVDVLSFAKELESQTDLMPRGPLQAALKGHVATLQRIHRQQITPMEQAMKYVRARSALNQSMRFLERTASDLPNKVTDVLEAIEAAQHLISQNATLLINQETRKYSATIIGYFNQYIEWVKTSLALEVAPCKPFSNILDTAQIMTCSFLVDSMNTFWMGLGCSTLFLLPSVILAVKLAKYYRRMDTEDVYDDVPTYDTMNRFPRASAPPRHIDW
- the LOC102232194 gene encoding prominin-1-A-like isoform X5, translating into MWKSGTLLLLSVLWASGELQQETEPRRLPPPGKLDFGYVPAGVYETLAHYEPGPIGILFHLVHAFLHAVQPNAFPHDLIVKLAKDKFGAIQTEYQKAIYYEIGFLICAAVGLLFAILMPVVGLFFCMCRCCDNCGGEMHQRQRKNADCRRGLLGTLLFSTSLVITIGVLCAYAANQNLSSQVKNIRRLVNSNMRDLHTFANDTPMQIDYLISQYATVKNKVNYDLDNIGPLLGGRIHVRLDKEVHPALNQVLNMAGAMRETKEALENVSVSLVVLQEGAGKLHFNLSQVCDSINRTLDDPGCHDEESDATTAQLCRSIRQSLSQLQISANFTRLPNVNPQLEKMKNVVKTDLSSVVHRGFSSLNDTPHIVIEQTRSVVNSVQNLVDSVGNNISSFSKAFPLQTCLSNFTIFISHAHAKIEDYYPEVDKMDFYRWIGCIALCCMVVLVLAFNYLGLLCGTLGYDKHASPTTRGCISNTGGTLLMAGVGFSFIFSWMLMGVLTTIFLAGGNMEKLLCEPFHTKELFKVVDTPYLINPEWKNFIPGYMYNDSDLELTSESLYSTCKQNKGIYSALRLDKVFNISSFLNTTVFTKDVVRQLENFRIDLRTIILLEAEGKQNLLDFSEAGLSEINYADYLDEVNKGVTVVDVLSFAKELESQTDLMPRGPLQAALKGHVATLQRIHRQQITPMEQAMSALNQSMRFLERTASDLPNKVTDVLEAIEAAQHLISQNATLLINQETRKYSATIIGYFNQYIEWVKTSLALEVAPCKPFSNILDTAQIMTCSFLVDSMNTFWMGLGCSTLFLLPSVILAVKLAKYYRRMDTEDVYDDVETIPMKNMEIGNNGYHSESSQGIPNPMMTSVPTYDTMNRFPRASAPPRHIDW